The genome window TAGTAAAGAAGGGTCGCATTTCCCGCTAATTCCTGTAGGCCCACCTGTCCGTCACAATCAGCATTAAAGGCTGCCTTGAGACAGCGAATGGCAATGGGGCTTTTTTCCAGAATCTCCTTGGCCCATTTGATCCCCTCCTCCTCTAACTGTTCCACCGGCACCACCGCATTCACCAGCCCCATTTCTAGTGCCTGTTGGGCGTTGTATTGACGACACAAATACCATATCTCTCTAGCCTTTTTCTGTCCCACAATACGGGCTAGATAGCTAGCACCAAAACCCCCGTCAAAACTCCCCACCTTTGGCCCCGTTTGCCCAAAAATGGCATTGTCTGCCGCGATAGTTAGATCACAAATCACGTGTAGCACATGACCGCCGCCAATGGCATATCCTGCCACTAGGGCTATTACTACCTTGGGGATGCTCCGTATTAATCTTTGTAAATCCAAGACATTCAAACGGGGCACCCCCTCCTCGTCTAAATAACCACCCTTGCCACGGACGGATTGATCCCCCCCAGCACAAAAGGCATATTTCCCATCCGTGTGGGGGCCAGCACCAGTAAACAAAATTACCCCTATTTTCTGGTCTTCTCTGGCGTCACAAAAGGCATCATACAGTTCAACTATAGTCTTGGGTCGGAACGCATTACGCTTGTGAGGTCTGTTTATTACTATCTTGGCAATTCCTTCCCACTTGTAATACAAGATGTCTTCGTATTCCTTAACCTTCTGCCAGTCTACTGTCATGCAACTCCTACTTCTTAATTCTTTTTACTACCCATTGCCTAATTATAGTCTTTGGGGTTATGATTATCTTTCCCCGTGGCTGGAGTATTAAATTTTACAAACCGTTCTTGACAAAACGGGGAAAATAGTATAGAGAGCAAGGACAAAGACCATGAACAGTGGGCAATTGGTGGGGAAAGTATATCTAGTAGGGGCAGGACCAGGAGATCCAGGCCTTTTGACCGTCAAAGGAAAAACCCTCTTGGAAATGGCAGATGTGGTCATATATGATGCCTTGGTGAGTGCCGAGATATTAGCTCTGATTAATCCTAAGGCAGAGAAAATCAATGTGGGCAAAAGAAGAGGAAGACACTCTCTGTTACAAGAAGATATCACCCGACTGTTGGTGGAGAAGGCCCATCAACATGCTATTGTGGTACGGTTGAAAGGGGGAGATCCCTTCGTTTTTGGCCGGGGAGGCGAGGAAATGGCCGACTTGGTGGCCGCTGGGATCCCCGTAGAAGTAGTACCAGGTGTAACCTCGGGTATTGCTGCTCCGGCTTATGTAGGTATTCCAGTAACTCACCGTAACTATAGTTCTTCAGTGACCTTGATCACCGGCCACGAGGCGGCTGGAAAATACCGTCCACAGGTGAATTGGCAGGCTTTGGCTCAAGGGTCAGAAACATTGGTAGTTTATATGGGGCTACATAACTTGCCCCAGATTATAGCCCGGCTGAAAGAGGGAGGGTTAAAGGGAGATACGGAAATTGCCCTCATTCGTTGGGGCACCACCCCCCAACAGGAAGAGTTATACGGCTGTCTGGATGATATTGTCCAAAAGGTGCAAGATACGGGTTTTTCCGCACCAGCTATTGCCATAATTGGCCCAGTGGTTTCCCTTAGACACCAGTTAGCCCCTACCCGCCCAATGGTATATTAGTCTTCAAGTCTGTTGACTGAAGGAGGCAAAAACCAATGGCTGTAACCCCCTCTAATATGCCACCACTGGGCATGAAAGCGCCGGATTTCTCCCTCCCGGATGTCGTCTCTGGCAAAATGGTGTCCCTGTCCGACTTTTGCGGCTGTAAGGGTTTATTGGTAATGTTTATCTGCAAACATTGTCCTTTTGTTAGGCATGTGCAGGAGGAATTGGCTAGAATAGGGCGAGACTATGCTAACAGGA of Geminocystis sp. M7585_C2015_104 contains these proteins:
- the cobA gene encoding uroporphyrinogen-III C-methyltransferase, giving the protein MNSGQLVGKVYLVGAGPGDPGLLTVKGKTLLEMADVVIYDALVSAEILALINPKAEKINVGKRRGRHSLLQEDITRLLVEKAHQHAIVVRLKGGDPFVFGRGGEEMADLVAAGIPVEVVPGVTSGIAAPAYVGIPVTHRNYSSSVTLITGHEAAGKYRPQVNWQALAQGSETLVVYMGLHNLPQIIARLKEGGLKGDTEIALIRWGTTPQQEELYGCLDDIVQKVQDTGFSAPAIAIIGPVVSLRHQLAPTRPMVY
- the menB gene encoding 1,4-dihydroxy-2-naphthoyl-CoA synthase, translated to MTVDWQKVKEYEDILYYKWEGIAKIVINRPHKRNAFRPKTIVELYDAFCDAREDQKIGVILFTGAGPHTDGKYAFCAGGDQSVRGKGGYLDEEGVPRLNVLDLQRLIRSIPKVVIALVAGYAIGGGHVLHVICDLTIAADNAIFGQTGPKVGSFDGGFGASYLARIVGQKKAREIWYLCRQYNAQQALEMGLVNAVVPVEQLEEEGIKWAKEILEKSPIAIRCLKAAFNADCDGQVGLQELAGNATLLYYMTEEGNEGKQAFLEKRPPNFRNYPWLP